The following are from one region of the Mus caroli chromosome 13, CAROLI_EIJ_v1.1, whole genome shotgun sequence genome:
- the Tppp gene encoding tubulin polymerization-promoting protein gives MADSKAKPAKAANKTPPKSPGDPARAAKRLSLESEGANEGATAAPELSALEEAFRRFAVHGDTRATGKEMHGKNWSKLCKDCHVIDGKNVTVTDVDIVFSKIKGKSCRTITFEQFQEALEELAKKRFKDKSSEEAVREVHRLIEGRAPVISGVTKAVSSPTVSRLTDTSKFTGSHKERFDQSGKGKGKAGRVDLVDESGYVPGYKHAGTYDQKVQGGK, from the exons ATGGCTGACAGCAAGGCCAAGCCTGCCAAAGCTGCCAACAAGACACCACCCAAGTCCCCAGGAGACCCAGCCAGGGCTGCTAAGAGGTTGTCACTGGAGTCAGAGGGTGCCAATGAGGGTGCAACTGCAGCTCCTGAGCTCAGTGCCCTGGAGGAGGCCTTCCGGCGGTTTGCAGTACATGGGGACACCAGGGCAACAGGAAAGGAGATGCATGGCAAGAACTGGTCAAAACTGTGCAAGGACTGCCACGTGATCGATGGGAAGAATGTGACCGTCACTGATGTGGACATTGTCTTCAGCAAGATCAA AGGAAAGTCCTGCAGGACCATCACCTTTGAGCAGTTCCAGGAGGCACTGGAGGAGCTGGCCAAGAAGCGGTTCAAGGATAAGAGCAGCGAGGAGGCTGTACGTGAGGTGCACAGGCTCATTGAGGGACGAGCACCAGTCATCTCTGGCGTCACG AAAGCTGTGTCCTCACCCACGGTGTCACGGCTCACAGACACAAGCAAGTTCACAGGCTCCCACAAGGAGCGTTTCGACCAATCAGGAAAGGGCAAGGGCAAAGCTGGCCGTGTGGACCTGGTGGATGAGTCAGGCTATGTGCCTGGTTACAAGCATGCAGGCACCTATGACCAGAAGGTGCAGGGGGGCAAGTAG